The following proteins are encoded in a genomic region of Limanda limanda chromosome 22, fLimLim1.1, whole genome shotgun sequence:
- the kdm6ba gene encoding lysine-specific demethylase 6B isoform X2, whose amino-acid sequence MHHAVEQFGGRGTRDSFPLDGLNRGPWAPVGGRAWQPPARCLPGMNHQLLPHLPPGPMGGLNHPSKFFSNGPMRGGEKLELSQPMLPGLQREQQRPPHLHPPPPHRAWEQLGQLYESHLPPQGHPVVPLPNEHSLRLHNGGYAGSGGPHPNSHLPHTRPNQLLKFGGPQEQHVPRGPPLMGDEMWAQVHQQRGYPGKMLGGQLKRPGPPLGEHSVIQHAPPPSLHPLSHPPSIEDCPSPSKRKKSSDQVSHPGLQRFPGPGQSSLSQHQSSIHHLPQKPAFWNPLHKDNNTPWQPRPSDRKNPTPQEFQETNKQRMGSYTQKSSPASSTASTLSPPSNSSPGSYNQGCAPQLQKDTFQPQAVNHQSPHSSYPTPGSKLGLAPTCQAMEPRGPHNQRGPLIGGQGGCQATSYTASTPTRGDRDQHLHTQSPANPPATSSSSVPYSHFQPHPGLGHQGPPHPPPLASSTSVSQQPQTGPHEAWRYQSRPSSHSLESSIYRPPGLLPHHQQSHNQAVDRRVPPQHHHHHHINPSLPPTNSTRTPVITPNVPVSQAPSSISGYSNIRSAGDATATTSPPAGCSVNNGRTNSSWQRGREPVLQSSTSAVISSTSQLNALLHPGGQRGQAPTASQPHQQGPPRPQQQGPTKSLPVKGKTSYYPQAELEQPPAFSSSSLFSSGHQRAGDSVITSRVSNPLPRTPATYCQAPCSTVNSASQPSNQILSSRLGHHPDSATTQAYAQSHLHPPAPTAIPQSIEEALDKLDAELEGHMQAEERRKRDREQQERRAREEERHKKEWEMRQKQDEERKRKELEKKEEERKKRELERQEEERRRREWERQEQERRRRQEEERKRREMERQEEERKKREYERREEERKKREWEKKERERKRRERREVERQEQERKKRELERQEEEKKKQLQLERENEEKRRMEWKREEELCSAKGKEQTAIENLERLLSSTSSPTPPPPRLSSVAAPPSGPPPPCSQASPSYPWLSRGGVLPGPPGQTATTTSLVERLRPPPLTPQTEYAREKQRQREMWSNNGGMTFSPSSTHNTSGMNQPAYINKPPAMQAAPNQSKDTSRERDGSHHSLPSLALREPPRLYQAFPRENPPPPPPLSSSSTGGILQRVTGSGLDHATSGDSDSAQFEEEPSELSTLLPDGLANIMAMLDESIKKEEEMYNNGSSGLLDNFPPGVLPIKSYLCAPDLVPATKHQLSLEDFGSNPHASPPVLSRQGSLASPCSRTSSLNEEEEECLKPSLNVSKQPMHMGTGVGNTNYRHSDLAKLYGLPEQTKSEADEDDDEEDSETPSCSPPPQRPHLHQTGVNSKSLATVLENQKYVYRGGPFGRPPPSALVGVKYSSSLSLGPDICRQQQSGSPTSDSTNPPFSPAVPALKPSLPFLLEDKKMKMEEADIWRDSRETTEEFLNSIKKESVPDIKPIKVVKEEQELTTISESSLAELGKSCEVILSQQSLPKKNLLEKSDSHGRVEESHKPDKVKEHRDKDRNRDKEREKDKKRKHGHSSSRKHEDRKEKKKHRERRDDTALSSSSSSSTHSSSSHRRHRDSKSHKEKKDRRILGDLNLQSKEGSEKNRSHFEKRKEASGASSNSEGEAEWTSRSSGERSSELRRGSESGSSLGSTDFLKLKALSDGPPKELKIRLIKVESGDRETFIASEVEEKRIPLEEISVKNTASEIIRSCKGARVSGKFRESFLLPAFSVKPLVNSEEIIPREKLNPPTPSIYLESKRDAFSPVLLQFCTDPKNPVTVIRGLAGSLRLNLGLFSTKSLVEANAEQAVEVRTQVQQPADENWDPTGTSQTWPCESSRSHTTIAKYAQYQASSFQESLQEEKGSDEEDEDDEKEKKPSSCSDTPIKDISKDSSSAEQKPVGKIIKFGTNIDLSDPKRWKSQLQELQKLPAFMRVASSGNMLSHVGHTILGMNTVQLYMKVPGSRTPGHQENNNFCSVNINIGPGDCEWFSVHENYWPAISNFCEKHGVDYLTGSWWPVLEDLYKANIPVYRFIQRPGDLVWINAGTVHWVQAVGWCNNIAWNVGPLNAYQYQLALERFEWNEVKKVKSIVPMIHVSWNVARTLKITDSDTYQMLRHCLLQSMKHIQILRDQLVAGGKKISYQSRVKDEPAYYCNECDLEVFDLLFVTSESSNRKSYVVHCEDCARTRSPNLTNVVVLEQYRIEELMSTYDSFNLAAASSSSR is encoded by the exons ATGCATCACGCAGTAGAGCAGTTTGGCGGGCGAGGCACACGGGATTCCTTCCCTCTGGACGGACTCAACAGGGGACCATGGGCTCCCGTGGGCGGCCGCGCCTGGCAGCCACCTGCCAG ATGTTTGCCTGGAATGAACCACCAGCTCCTTCCCCATCTACCTCCTGGTCCCATGGGCGGACTGAACCACCCCAGTAAATTCTTTAGTAATGG GCCCATGAGAGGAGGCGAGAAGCTTGAGCTCTCACAGCCAATGTTACCTGGCCTGCagagggagcagcagagacctcctcatcttcaccctccccctcctcaccgAGCGTGGGAGCAACTAGGCCAGCTGTATGAatcccacctccctcctcaGGGACATCCTGTGGTGCCCCTGCCCAATGAGCACTCGCTCCGCCTCCATAACGGAGGCTATGCTGGCAGTGGTGGTCCTCACCCAAACTCACATCTTCCACACACCAGACCCAACCAACTGCTGAAG TTTGGGGGTCCTCAGGAGCAGCATGTTCCCCGGGGGCCACCATTGATGGGAGATGAGATGTGGGCTCAGGTGCACCAG CAGAGAGGCTACCCAGGGAAGATGCTTGGGGGACAGCTGAAGAGACCGGGCCCTCCGTTGGGAGAGCACTCTGTTATCCAGCACGCTCCTCCGCCATCCCTGCACCCATTATCCCACCCTCCCTCTATCGAGGACTGTCCCAGCCCCAGCAAGAGGAAAAAGAGTTCAGATCAG GTATCCCATCCTGGGCTTCAGCGTTTCCCTGGTCCTGGCCAGTCTTCGTTGTCTCAGCACCAGTCATCAATCCACCACCTTCCTCAAAAACCTGCCTTCTGGAACCCCCTGCACAAGGACAACAACACTCCCTGGCAGCCCCGGCCCTCTGACCGCAAGAACCCAACACCACAAGAGTTCCAG gaaaccaacaaacaaagaaTGGGCAGCTATACACAGAAGTCCTCTCCTGCCTCTTCCACCGCTTCAACCCTCTCCCCTCCATCCAACTCCTCTCCAGGAAGCTACAACCAGGGATGTGCTCCTCAGCTCCAGAAAGACACATTCCAACCTCAGGCTGTGAACCATCAGTCGCCTCACTCTTCCTACCCCACCCCCGGCTCCAAACTCGGGTTGGCACCAACCTGCCAGGCGATGGAGCCTCGTGGTCCTCACAACCAGAGAGGCCCCCTCATCGGGGGCCAAGGTGGCTGCCAAGCTACCTCTTACACAGCATCTACCCCAACCAGGGGGGACAGAGATCAACACCTACACACCCAATCACCAGCAAACCCTCCtgcaaccagcagcagcagtgtgccTTACAGCCACTTCCAGCCTCATCCAGGGCTGGGGCACCAGggtcccccccaccctcctccactTGCCAGCAGCACCTCAGTATCTCAGCAACCGCAAACTGGGCCCCACGAGGCCTGGAGGTACCAGAGCAGGCCCAGCAGTCACTCCCTG GAATCAAGCATCTACAGGCCTCCAGGACTGCTACCTCATCACCAGCAGAGCCACAATCAGGCCGTGGATAGACGGGTCCCCCCCcagcatcaccatcaccatcacatcAATCCTTCTCTGCCTCCAACCAACTCCACCCGTACACCTGTCATTACCCCTAATGTTCCTGTATCCCAAGCCCCCAGCTCCATCAGTGGCTACAGCAACATCCGCAGCGCAGGTGACGCCACGGCAACCacatcgccccctgctggctgctctgTGAACAATGGCCGCACTAATAGCAGCTGGCAAAGAGGTCGAGAGCCAGTACTCCAATCCTCCACCAGTGCCGTCATTAGCTCCACCTCTCAGCTGAATGCTCTGCTTCATCCAGGTGGTCAGAGAGGACAAGCTCCCACTGCCAGCCAGCCTCACCAACAAGGCCCGCCCAGACCACAACAGCAGGGACCCACCAAGTCTCTGCCCGTGAAGGGTAAGACGTCATATTATCCTCAGGCTGAACTGGAGCAACCTCCTGcgttttcctcctcatctttgTTCTCCTCAGGGCACCAGAGGGCAGGGGACAGTGTTATAACAAGCAGGGTTTCAAATCCACTTCCTCGCACTCCTGCTACTTACTGCCAAGCTCCTTGCTCCACTGTCAACTCTGCGTCTCAGCCTTCTAATCAGATCCTCTCCTCCAGACTGGGTCATCATCCAGACTCTGCCACCACACAGGCGTACGCTCAGTCCCACCTTCATCCACCAGCTCCAACCGCTATCCCCCAATCCATCGAGGAGGCTCTAGACAAGCTCGATGCTGAGCTGGAGGGACACATGCAAGCTGAGGAACGGAGGAAGAGAGACCGAGAGCAGCAAGAGAGAAGagcaagagaagaggagaggcaCAAGAAAGAATGGGAGATGAGGCAAAagcaggatgaggagaggaagaggaaagagctggagaagaaggaggaggaaaggaaaaagagagaactggagagacaggaagaggagaggaggaggagagaatggGAGAGGCAGGAGCAAGAGCGAAGGAGGAggcaagaagaggagaggaaaagaagagaaatggaacggcaggaggaggagaggaaaaagagagaatatgagagacgggaggaggagaggaaaaagcgAGAGTGGGAGAAGAAGGAGcgggaaaggaagaggagggagcggCGAGAAGTGGAGaggcaggagcaggagagaaagaagagagagctagagaggcaggaggaagaaaagaaaaaacaattacaactggagagagaaaatgaggagaaaaggaggatggagtggaagagggaggaggaactGTGCAGTGCAAAGGGCAAAGAGCAGACTGCTATTGAAAACCTGGAGAGACTGCTCTCCAGCACCTCTTCCccaacacccccaccccctcgtcTCTCTTCGGTTGCTGCCCCTCCTTCAGGTCCTCCACCCCCCTGTTCCCAGGCCTCGCCCAGCTACCCCTGGCTGAGCCGCGGCGGCGTTCTCCCCGGTCCACCCGGCCAGACAGCCACCACCACGTCTCTTGTAGAGAGGCTGCGGCCGCCTCCGCTGACGCCTCAGACTGAGTACGCTCGAGAAAagcagaggcagagggagatgtGGAGCAACAATGGCGGAATGACATTCAGTCCCTCATCAACACACAATACCTCAGGGATGAACCAGCCGGCGTACATCAACAAGCCCCCGGCAATGCAAGCCGCACCCAACCAATCCAAAGACACATCCAGGGAGAGAGACGGCAGCCATCACTCTCTCCCCAGCTTGGCACTTAGAGAGCCCCCCAGACTGTATCAAGCCTtccccagagaaaacccaccaccgccaccaccctTATCCTCCAGCTCCACTGGAGGAATTCTCCAGCGGGTGACAGGAAGTGGCTTGGACCACGCCACCAGCGGCGACTCAGACAGCGCTCAGTTTGAGGAGGAGCCCTCGGAGTTGTCCACACTGCTCCCTGATGGTCTGGCAAACATAATGGCCATGCTGGACGAGTCTATcaaaaaggaagaggagatgtaTAACAACGGCTCCTCAGGTCTCCTCGACAACTTTCCTCCCGGTGTGCTTCCTATCAAGAGCTACCTGTGCGCCCCAGACCTTGTGCCAGCGACGAAGCATCAGCTCAGCCTGGAAGACTTTGGATCCAACCCCCACGCTAGTCCTCCTGTGCTCAGCCGCCAAGGCTCCCTGGCATCCCCCTGCAGCCGGACGTCTTCTCTcaacgaggaggaagaggaatgtCTAAAACCGTCTCTAAATGTCTCCAAACAGCCAATGCACATGGGGACGGGAGTAGGAAACACCAATTACCGCCACAGTGACCTGGCTAAACTCTATGGCCTCCCCGAGCAGACAAAAAGTGAGGCTGATGAGGACGACGATGAAGAGGATTCTGAAACTCCATCTTGTTCACCACCACCCCAAAGACCCCACCTCCACCAGACAGGCGTCAACAGCAAGTCCCTAGCAACAGTCCTAGAGAACCAGAAGTACGTGTACCGAGGTGGGCCTTTTGGGAGACCCCCTCCATCTGCTCTAGTTGGGGTCAAATACTCGTCATCGCTGTCTCTGGGTCCCGATATCTGCCGTCAGCAGCAGAGTGGCTCCCCCACGTCCGATTCTACCAATCCACCTTTCAGTCCAGCTGTCCCTGCTCTAAagccctctctcccttttctgcTGGAAgacaagaaaatgaaaatggaggAAGCTGACATCTGGAGAGATAGTAGAGAAACTACAGAGGAATTCCTTAACTCTATCAAAAAGGAGAGTGTTCCCGACATCAAGCCTATTAAAGTGGtcaaggaggagcaggagctgacAACCATCTCCGAGTCTTCTCTGGCAGAGTTGGGCAAGAGCTGCGAGGTCATTCTTAGTCAACAGTCACTTCCTAAGAAGAACCTCCTGGAGAAATCTGACAGTCAtggcagagtggaggagagccACAAACCTGACAAAGTAAAAGAACACAGAGATAAAGACAGAAACAGggataaagagagggagaaagacaagaagaggaagcaTGGCCACAGTAGCAGCAGAAAGCACGAAGAccgaaaagaaaagaagaagcatAGAGAAAGGAGAGATGACACAGCGctttcatcatcatcgtcatcttcCACCCATTCCAGCTCCAGCCACAGACGGCACAGGGACAGTAAGAGCCATAAGGAGAAGAAGGATCGCAGGATTCTCGGCGACCTCAACCTCCAGAGTAAGGAGGGCTCCGAGAAGAACCGCAGTCACTTTGAAAAGCGCAAGGAAGCATCAGGTGCCAGCTCCAACAGCGAAGGAGAGGCAGAGTGGACCTCACGCAGCTCTGGAGAAAGATCCTCTGAGCTCAGGAGAGGCTCCGAATCCGGCTCTTCATTAGGTTCCACAGACTTCTTGAAACTGAAGGCGCTGTCAGACGGGCCGCCCAAGGAGCTAAAGATCCGCCTGATAAAAGTGGAGAGCGGCGACAGGGAGACGTTCATCGCCTccgaggtggaggagaagagaatcCCTCTGGAAGAAATCAGTGTCAAGAACACAGCCAGTGAAATCATCAGGTCTTGCAA GGGAGCCAGAGTCTCAGGGAAGTTCCGAGAATCTTTCCTGCTCCCAGCCTTCTCTGTGAAGCCCCTCGTTAACTCAGAGGAAATCATTCCGAGAGAGAAGCTCAACCCCCCTACACCCAGTATCTAT TTGGAGAGTAAGAGAGACGCCTTCTcccctgtgctgctgcagttcTGTACAGACCCGAAGAATCCAGTGACTGTCATCAGAGGCCTGGCTGGATCGCTACGACTCA ACCTGGGCCTGTTTTCTACCAAGTCGCTGGTGGAAGCCAATGCAGAGCAGGCGGTGGAGGTGAGGACTCAGGTGCAGCAGCCTGCTGATGAGAACTGGGACCCCACTGGGACGAGTCAGACGTGGCCTTGTGAGAGCAGCCGCTCCCACACCACCATCGCCAAGTACGCCCAGTACCAGGCCTCCAGCTTCCAAGAGAGTCTGCAG gaggagaagggaagtgatgaggaggatgaagatgatgagaaggagaagaagccaTCCAGCTGTTCTGATACTCCCATCAAGGACATCTCTAAAGATAGTAGCAG TGCTGAGCAGAAACCAGTGGGGAAGATCAtaaaatttggcacaaacattgaCCTGTCAGATCCCAAGAG GTGGAAATCCCAGCTGCAGGAGTTACAGAAGCTGCCAGCGTTTATGCGTGTAGCATCGAGTGGAAACATGCTGAGCCACGTGGGACATACCATCCTCGGCATGAACACGGTCCAGCTCTACATGAAGGTTCCAGGGAGCCGCACCCCAG GTCACCAGGAGAATAATAACTTCTGCTCCGTGAACATCAACATTGGCCCTGGAGACTGTGAGTGGTTCTCTGTCCATGAGAACTACTGGCCGGCCATCAGCAACTTCTGTGAAAA GCACGGTGTGGACTACCTGACAGGGTCCTGGTGGCCGGTGCTGGAGGACCTCTACAAAGCCAACATCCCAGTGTACCGCTTCATCCAGCGCCCGGGAGACTTGGTGTGGATCAATGCTGGAACCGTTCACTGGGTTCAGGCCGTGGGCTGGTGCAACAACATCGCCTGGAATGTTGGGCCTCTCAATG CCTACCAGTACCAACTGGCCCTGGAGAGGTTTGAGTGGAACGAAGTAAAGAAGGTGAAGTCCATCGTCCCCATGATTCATGTGTCCTGGAACGTGGCTCGCACCCTCAAGATCACAGATTCAGACACCTACCAGATGCTCAG ACACTGCCTGCTGCAGTCCATGAAGCACATCCAGATCCTGCGGGACCAACTGGTGGCTGGCGGAAAGAAGATTTCTTATCAGAGTCGGGTCAAAGATGAGCCGGCCTACTACTGCAACGAATGTGAT CTGGAGGTGTTCGATCTGTTGTTTGTGACAAGTGAGagcagcaacaggaagtcgTACGTGGTTCACTGTGAGGACTGCGCCCGTACGCGTAGCCCCAACCTGACCAACGTGGTGGTGCTGGAGCAGTACCGCATAGAGGAGCTCATGAGCACCTACGACTCCTTCAACCTG gctgccgcctcctcctcctcccggtga